A single Bufo bufo chromosome 6, aBufBuf1.1, whole genome shotgun sequence DNA region contains:
- the RIMKLB gene encoding beta-citrylglutamate synthase B codes for MCSSNGRVWFLTDRRIKDDYPQQEIHRALKTKCCEEDHEFRYLLMDEVVLTIEQGNLGLRVNGELITSYPQVVVVRVPTPWVQSDSDITVLRHLEKMGCRLMNRPQAILNCINKFWTFQELAGHGVPLPDTFSYGGHENFSKMIDEAEVLEFPMVVKNTRGHRGKAVFLARDKHHLADLSHLIRHEAPYLFQKYVEESHGRDVRVIVVGGRVIGTMLRCSTDGRMQSNCSLGGIGMMCTLSEQGKQLAIQVSNILGMDVCGIDLLTKQDGSFCVCEANANVGFIAFDKACNMDVASLVADYALSLLPSRLTRRMSLLSVVSSTSETSEPELPGVTSGTGVDVPAPLLHHHEAGDSMSASSSSVDSDPDTATERELLTKSAIFNMNQLLASEIKLLVE; via the exons ATGTGCAGCTCCAATGGCCGTGTCTGGTTTCTGACTGACAGAAGGATAAAGGATGACTATCCCCAGCAGGAGATCCACCGCGCGCTCAAGACAAAATGTTGTGAAGAAGACCATGAGTTCCGGTATTTGCTCATGGATGAGGTGGTCTTGACCATTGAGCAAGGAAACCTAG GTCTCCGTGTGAATGGAGAGCTCATCACTTCGTATCCCCAGGTGGTCGTAGTCCGCGTGCCCACTCCCTGGGTGCAGAGTGACAGCGATATCACTGTCCTCAGGCACTTGGAGAAGATGGGCTGTCGACTGATGAACAGACCACAGGCCATCCTTAATTGTATCAACAAGTTCTGGACGTTTCAGGAGCTAGCAGGTCATGGCGTGCCCCTGCCAGATACCTTTTCCTACG GCGGTCATGAAAACTTCTCCAAGATGATCGATGAGGCAGAAGTCTTGGAATTTCCCATGGTGGTGAAGAACACCCGGGGTCATAGAG GTAAGGCTGTGTTTTTAGCCCGGGATAAGCACCACCTGGCTGACCTGAGTCATCTTATCCGGCATGAAGCTCCCTACCTGTTCCAGAAGTATGTGGAGGAGTCGCATGGACGGGATGTGAGAGTCATCGTAGTTGGCGGTCGTGTGATTGGCACTATGCTAAGATGCTCTACGGACGGCAGAATGCAAAGCAACTGTTCTCTAG GAGGAATCGGGATGATGTGCACACTGAGCGAGCAGGGCAAGCAACTGGCTATTCAAGTCTCCAACATCTTGGGAATGGATGTGTGTGGCATCGATTTGCTCACCAAACAAGATGGCTCTTTTTGTGTCTGCGAAGCGAATGCAAACGTGGGCTTTATTGCCTTTGACAAGGCCTGCAACATGGACGTAGCTTCTCTCGTGGCCGACTACGCCCTTTCGCTTCTCCCAAGTCGACTGACCAGGCGAATGTCCCTCCTTTCTGTCGTGTCCAGCACGAGCGAGACGAGCGAGCCTGAGCTGCCTGGCGTCACCTCCGGCACTGGCGTTGACGTGCCTGCTCCTTTACTCCATCACCACGAAGCTGGAGACAGCATGAGTGCTAGCTCCAGCTCTGTGGACAGTGATCCTGACACTGCCAcggagagggagctcctcaccaaGAGCGCCATCTTTAACATGAACCAGCTTCTCGCCAGCGAAATCAAGCTTTTGGTGGAATAG